In one Solanum lycopersicum chromosome 11, SLM_r2.1 genomic region, the following are encoded:
- the LOC138339327 gene encoding uncharacterized protein: MNISHLMVNAQQVEDSRLRRKNKEAKRAKSFESGSSNGRLEIQDKPRFKKRFSNQVPSKFPKACDDWVSNPKSQKGRGTTSLSKKPTCGKCCKKHWGECLVGMENCFGCVKSGYKVRDCLNVNGKDKGSGQASGSNVDSLKKNRFYALCSRGEQKSSPNLSW; the protein is encoded by the coding sequence atgaatatttctcaTCTAATGGTtaatgctcaacaagtggaagataGTAGGCTAAGGAGGAAAAATAAAGAGGCCAAGAGAGCCAAGTCTTTTGAAAGTGGTTCTTCAAATGGAAGGTTGGAAATTCAAGATAAGCCTagattcaagaagaggttttctaatcaagttccttctaaATTTCCTAAGGCATGTGATGAttgggtgtctaaccctaagtctcaaaagggaagaggtacTACCTCACTAAgtaagaagccaacttgtggaaagtgttgCAAGAAACATTGGGGTGAGTGCCTAGTTGGGATGGAGAATTGCTTTGGATGTGTTAAAAGTGGTTACAAGGTGAGAGATTGCCTTAATGTGAATGGGAAAGACAAGGGAAGTGGAcaagcaagtggttcaaatgTTGATTCTCTGAAAAAGAATCGCTTTTATGCTCTCTGTTCTAGGGGTGAACAAAAGAGTTCTCCCAACCTTTCATGGTGA